One Antarctobacter heliothermus DNA segment encodes these proteins:
- a CDS encoding Lrp/AsnC family transcriptional regulator, whose product MLELDAIDRKILRELSADGRLSNLALAERVGLSPSACLRRTAALEKSGVISGYRAVLSADKIGIGFTAYITVGLNQHAKPAQEAFERAMEAAPQVRECHNITGPVEYLLRVEVADLIAYKHFHTEILGALPQVRTLTSYVVMGSPKDERA is encoded by the coding sequence ATGCTTGAACTGGACGCCATAGACCGCAAGATATTGCGCGAACTTTCTGCCGATGGGCGGCTCAGTAACCTTGCGCTGGCCGAGCGCGTGGGGTTGTCGCCCTCGGCCTGTCTGCGCCGCACCGCCGCGCTGGAGAAATCCGGGGTCATCAGCGGTTATCGTGCCGTGCTCAGTGCTGACAAGATCGGCATCGGCTTTACCGCCTATATCACTGTCGGTCTGAACCAGCACGCCAAACCGGCACAAGAGGCGTTTGAGCGTGCGATGGAGGCGGCGCCGCAGGTGCGCGAGTGTCACAACATCACCGGCCCGGTGGAATACCTGCTGCGGGTCGAGGTCGCCGACCTGATTGCCTACAAACACTTCCACACGGAAATTCTGGGCGCGCTGCCGCAGGTGCGCACCCTGACGTCTTATGTCGTGATGGGCTCGCCCAAGGATGAGCGGGCATAA
- a CDS encoding LysE family translocator yields the protein MTADLLLALALFAAATVFSPGPNNLMLMTSGANFGLRRSLPHLAGVAYGFPLMILPVGLGVMQVFEVWPPAYTLLKLVSVAYLLWLAWKIAHQAAPGEAQANARPLSFVQAAAFQWVNPKAWSMALGAITLYAASRDLSAVAWVSATYAVIGTASAVAWTVLGTGMRRWLADPRRLRVFNWTMAALLLAAMAPVLLG from the coding sequence ATGACAGCCGACCTCCTCCTTGCGCTTGCGCTTTTTGCCGCCGCCACCGTGTTCTCACCCGGGCCAAACAACCTGATGCTGATGACATCGGGGGCCAATTTTGGCCTGCGCCGATCTTTGCCGCATCTGGCCGGGGTGGCCTATGGCTTTCCGCTGATGATCCTGCCGGTGGGTCTGGGCGTGATGCAGGTGTTCGAGGTCTGGCCCCCCGCCTACACGCTGCTGAAACTCGTCTCTGTCGCCTATCTGCTGTGGTTGGCGTGGAAAATCGCCCATCAAGCCGCCCCCGGAGAGGCACAGGCCAACGCCCGCCCGCTCAGCTTTGTGCAGGCCGCCGCCTTTCAGTGGGTCAACCCCAAGGCGTGGTCCATGGCGCTGGGGGCCATCACGCTCTATGCCGCCAGCCGCGATCTGTCCGCCGTCGCATGGGTGTCGGCCACCTATGCGGTGATCGGCACCGCCTCCGCCGTCGCATGGACGGTTCTGGGCACAGGGATGCGCCGCTGGCTGGCAGACCCGCGCCGCCTGCGCGTCTTCAACTGGACCATGGCAGCGCTGCTACTGGCCGCCATGGCACCGGTTCTGCTGGGCTAG